The region TTGAGGTCCTGGGCCACCTTCTCGGACTGCATCATGACGACCCGGCGCCCGGCGAGAGTTTCCTCCTCTCCGGCGAGCGGGTTGAGCTTGGTCAGCTCCTCGACCGCATGGCGCAGGAAGTCGGCCTCCTTGCGGGCCTTGTCGATGCGGTTGCGATGCTCATGCAGGGCATGCCGCGCCTCGCGGACGCGACGCGAGGCGTCGGCGACGGCCTGGATTTCACCCGTCAAGCCACCGAAGGCATCGAGGATCGCGCGATGCGTGGCCGGATCGACCAGGGCACGGTCGTCGTGCTGGCCGTGGATCTCGACCAGGGTCGCGCCGATGGCCTTGAGCACCTGCACGCTGACGGGCTGGTCGTTGACGAAGGCGCGGGTGCGCCCGTCCGCCACCTGGACCCGGCGCAGGATCAGATCTCCGTCGACATCGATATCGGCATCCGCCGCGATGCGGCGGGCCGGATGGTCGAGGGAACAGTCGAAGACGGCCGTCACCTGACCCTGGGCTTCGCCATGGCGCACAAGCGAGCCGTCGCCGCGGCCGCCGAGGGCCAAGGCGAAGGCATCGAGCAGGATGGATTTGCCTGCGCCAGTTTCACCCGTGAGGACGCTCAGCCCCTCATGGAAGTGCAGCTCAAGCCTGTCGATGAGGACGATATCGCGGATCGTCAGCTGGATGAGCATGGAGGGTGAGGCTTAGCCCGTACGCTGACTGACCTGCGGAACGCCACGGAAGGCCTTGCTGATCCAGGACTGGGAGTCCTCGCGCGGCTCGACGCCGCCCTTGGTCAGCAGAGCATGGGCGTCCTTGTACCAAGGACTGTCAGGGAAGTTGTGGCCGAGAACGGCGGCAGCGGTCTGCGCCTCGTTGACGATGCCCATGGCCATGTAGGCCTCGGTGAGGCGCTCGAGAGCCTCTTCCACGTGGCGGGTCGTCTGGTAGCGCGAGACTACGGTGCGGAAGCGGTTGATGGCGCCCGCGTAGTTGCGCTTCTGCAGGTAGAAGCGGCCGACCTCCAGTTCCTTGCCCGCGAGCTGATCGCTGGCGACCTGGAGCTTCTTCTTGGCATCGGCCACGTACTCGGAGCTCGGATAGCGCTGGATCAGTTCCTGCAGCGCCAGGATGGCGCGCTCGGACTTATCCTGGTCGCGGGTGATGTCCGGGATCTGGTCGTAATACGACGACGCCATCAGGTACTGGGCGTAGGCCGCGTCGGACGTGTTGGGATAGCTCTGCAGATAACGCCTGGAAGCGGTGATCGATTCCTCATAGAAGCCGCCCTCGTAATTGGCATAGGCTTCCATGATCAGCCCCTTACGGGACCATTCGGAATAGGGATACTGCTTGTCGAGGCTGCCGAACTTCTTCACGGCGCCGTCGAAATCGCCCTTCTGCACCCGGGCAAGACCGTCGTTGTAGATCTCTTCTGCAGGGGCATTCGCCACGATCTCGGGCTTGTAGGTCTCGCTCTTGTTGAACGGGTTCATCGACGCAAGGGATTCGCAGCCAGCGAGCCCCAGGGCGCAAACGCCGAGGATCAGAGCGCGGGCGGACGCGCCTTTCATACCTGAATAAGCCTTCGCGAACGACATGCCTCGCGGTCCTCCAAAAATCGTGCCCGATGTTTTAACGGTGCACCAGGGTTCTTTAGCCCAAGCATGGGGCCAGAGCCAAGCCCATACATGAGGGTTTACCCAATAGGAATTAAGAAAGCCTGCACGAAATCATGCGGCCAAAGGGCGCTTGGATCTTCGCTCAGGACGAGAGCCGCCCTGGGCGGCTCCTTTCGTCCTGCAGACGCGGGTGGCCTGACGATGCGCCATCCCGGAAGGCGCGAGCCCCGTTCCGGGACCGCCGCTCAGTGCATCTCGGGGGAGAGAACGGAAGCTGCCACGCTGCCGAGATCGGCATAAGCCGGCTCGCGACGGGGAACGGCGTCCACGATCGCATAGTTCGACCGGTTCGAGAACAGGGCTTCGAGCACCGAGAAGTTCATGCGGTGGCCGCCGCAATAGGACCGGTAGGTGCCGAGCAGCGGCAGGCCGGCGAGGGACAGGTCGCCGACCGCGTCAAGCAGCTTGTGGCGGACGAACTCGTCCGCGTAGCGCAGGCCCTCGGGGTTCATGACGCCGTCGTCGCCGATGGCGACCGTATTCTCCAGGGACGCGCCGAGGGCGAAGCCGGCGCTCCAGAGCTTCTCCACGTCGCGCATGAACCCGAAGGTGCGGGCGCGGGAAATTTCACGGCGGAAGACGGAGGGCGAAAGGTCGATGGCCTTGCGCTGGCGGCCGATCACCGGAGTGGGAAAATCGATCTCCACGTCCAGGCGGAAAGCGCGGTCGTTGGGAAGAAGCTCAGCAAAGGCCTTGCCCTGGGTGACGCGGACCGGCTTGAGAACCTTGAGATAGCGGCGGGTGGCGCCCTGCACCGCGACGCCGACCTGGTCGATGGCGTCGATGAAGGGGGCCGAGCTGCCGTCCAGGATCGGAACCTCCGGCCCGTCGATCTCGACGAGGACGTTGTCGATCCCGAGGCCGGACAGGGCCGCCATCAGGTGCTCGATCGTGGCCACGGCGCCGGTGTCCCGGTCACCGATCACGGTGCAGAGCTCGGTTGCGGTCACCGCCAGATGGCGGGCGTCGATCAGCCGATCCAGGCCACCGGCCAGGCCGGTGCGCAGGAAAGCAATACCATGGTTCGCTTCAGCCGGGTGAAGGATCATCTTCACTTCGTCCCCGGAATGAACTCCGGTTCCAACGAGGGTCACGGCAGCGCGAAGCGTGGTTTGCTGGCTTTGCTTCATTAGTCCTGAACCTCAACTACCCTTGTCGCCAAACTGAGCCGATTTCGCCGGGGAAGGTGCAGTTGCTGCTTGTGACTTCCGACCGGCAGGCTTC is a window of Microvirga lotononidis DNA encoding:
- a CDS encoding outer membrane protein assembly factor BamD, giving the protein MSFAKAYSGMKGASARALILGVCALGLAGCESLASMNPFNKSETYKPEIVANAPAEEIYNDGLARVQKGDFDGAVKKFGSLDKQYPYSEWSRKGLIMEAYANYEGGFYEESITASRRYLQSYPNTSDAAYAQYLMASSYYDQIPDITRDQDKSERAILALQELIQRYPSSEYVADAKKKLQVASDQLAGKELEVGRFYLQKRNYAGAINRFRTVVSRYQTTRHVEEALERLTEAYMAMGIVNEAQTAAAVLGHNFPDSPWYKDAHALLTKGGVEPREDSQSWISKAFRGVPQVSQRTG
- the lpxC gene encoding UDP-3-O-acyl-N-acetylglucosamine deacetylase → MKQSQQTTLRAAVTLVGTGVHSGDEVKMILHPAEANHGIAFLRTGLAGGLDRLIDARHLAVTATELCTVIGDRDTGAVATIEHLMAALSGLGIDNVLVEIDGPEVPILDGSSAPFIDAIDQVGVAVQGATRRYLKVLKPVRVTQGKAFAELLPNDRAFRLDVEIDFPTPVIGRQRKAIDLSPSVFRREISRARTFGFMRDVEKLWSAGFALGASLENTVAIGDDGVMNPEGLRYADEFVRHKLLDAVGDLSLAGLPLLGTYRSYCGGHRMNFSVLEALFSNRSNYAIVDAVPRREPAYADLGSVAASVLSPEMH